Proteins from a genomic interval of Streptomyces sp. NBC_00820:
- the gltB gene encoding glutamate synthase large subunit, translated as MYDPRDEHDACGVGFVATLTGEASHALVEQALTVLRNLEHRGATGSEPDSGDGAGLLSQVPDTFFREVAGFDLPAAGSYAAGIAFLPTRETGEAVSRIETIAAEEGLTVLGWREVPVAPELLGATARSTMPAFRQIFVTDNRSEGIALDRKAFVLRKRAEREAGVYFPSLSARTIVYKGMLTTGQLEPFFPDLSDRRFASAIALVHSRFSTNTFPSWPLAHPYRFVAHNGEINTVKGNRNWMSARESQLASGLFAEGSLERTFPVCTPDASDSASFDEVLELLHLGGRSLPHSVLMMIPEAWENHESMSSKDSARRAFYQFHSTMIEPWDGPACVTFTDGTQVGAVLDRNGLRPGRYWVTDDGLVVLGSEVGVLDIDPARVVRKGRLQPGKMFLVDTAEGRIIEDDEIKASLAAEQPYAEWLEAGEIELSDLPEREHIVHTHASVTRRQQTFGYTEEELRVILAPMAKSATEPIGSMGTDSPIAALSERPRLLFDYFTQLFAQVTNPPLDAIREELVTSLRSSLGPQGNLLDPSAASCRSVVLPFPVIDNDELAKLIHINADGDMPGMKAATLSGLYRVGGGGDALAARIEEICAEADAAIGNGARLIVLSDRHSDAEHAPIPSLLLTAAVHHHLIRTRQRTHVGLLVEAGDVREVHHVALLIGFGAAAVNPYLAMESAEDLLRAGTFISGIEPEQAIRNLIYALGKGVLKVMSKMGISTVASYRGAQVFEAVGLDGAFVEKYFNGTTTKIGGVGIDVIAREVAARHAKAYPASGIAPAHRTLDIGGEYQWRREGEPHLFDPETVFRLQHSTRSGRFDIFKKYTERVNEQSERLMTLRGLFGLTSGRQPVPVEEVEPVSEIVKRFSTGAMSYGSISQEAHETLAIAMNQLGGKSNTGEGGEDPERLYDPARRSAIKQVASGRFGVTSEYLVNADDIQIKMAQGAKPGEGGQLPGPKVYPWIAQTRHSTPGVGLISPPPHHDIYSIEDLAQLIHDLKNANPGARIHVKLVSEVGVGTVAAGVSKAHADVVLISGHDGGTGASPLTSLKHAGGPWELGLAETQQTLLLNGLRDRIVVQTDGQLKTGRDVVIAALLGAEEFGFATAPLVVSGCVMMRVCHLDTCPVGIATQNPVLRERFTGKAEHIVNFFRFIAEEVRELLAELGFRSIEEAVGHAEVLDVTRAVDHWKAQGLDLEPLLHVPELPAGAVRHQNVSQDHGLEKALDNELIKLAADALAASDATEAHPVRAQVAIRNINRTVGTMLGHEVTRKFGGAGLPDDTIDITFTGSAGQSFGAFLPRGITLRLEGDANDYVGKGLSGGRIAVRPDRAADHLAEYSTIAGNTIAYGATGGELFLRGRTGERFCVRNSGATVVSEGVGDHGCEYMTGGRAVVLGPTGRNFAAGMSGGIAYVIDLDRDNVNAGNAAAVQTLDETDRQWLHDVVRRHAEETGSTVAEKLLADWDAAVQRFSKIIPSTYQAVLAAKDAAERAGLSETEITEKMMEAAING; from the coding sequence ATGTACGACCCCCGCGACGAGCACGACGCCTGTGGCGTCGGCTTCGTGGCCACCCTCACCGGTGAGGCGAGCCATGCGCTGGTCGAGCAGGCGCTGACCGTTCTGCGCAACCTCGAACACCGCGGCGCCACCGGCTCAGAGCCCGACTCCGGAGACGGCGCAGGCCTCCTCTCCCAGGTCCCCGACACCTTCTTCCGCGAGGTCGCCGGATTCGACCTCCCGGCGGCGGGTTCGTACGCCGCCGGCATCGCCTTCCTGCCCACCCGGGAGACCGGGGAAGCCGTCTCGCGGATCGAGACGATCGCGGCAGAGGAAGGACTGACGGTCCTCGGCTGGCGTGAGGTTCCGGTCGCCCCGGAACTGCTCGGCGCCACCGCCCGCTCCACCATGCCGGCCTTCCGGCAGATCTTCGTCACGGACAACCGGAGCGAGGGCATCGCCCTCGACCGCAAGGCCTTCGTCCTGCGCAAGCGCGCCGAGCGCGAGGCCGGCGTCTACTTCCCCTCGCTGTCCGCCCGCACGATCGTCTACAAGGGCATGCTGACCACCGGCCAGCTGGAGCCCTTCTTCCCGGACCTGTCCGACCGCCGCTTCGCCTCCGCGATCGCGCTCGTGCACTCCCGGTTCTCCACCAACACCTTCCCGTCGTGGCCCCTCGCGCACCCCTACCGCTTCGTCGCCCACAACGGTGAGATCAACACCGTCAAGGGCAACCGCAACTGGATGAGCGCCCGCGAGTCCCAGCTCGCCTCCGGCCTCTTCGCCGAGGGCTCCCTGGAGCGGACCTTCCCGGTCTGCACGCCGGACGCCTCCGACTCCGCCTCCTTCGACGAGGTCCTCGAACTCCTGCACCTGGGCGGCCGCTCCCTGCCGCACTCCGTGCTGATGATGATCCCGGAGGCCTGGGAGAACCACGAGTCCATGAGCTCCAAGGACTCCGCCCGGCGCGCCTTCTACCAGTTCCACTCCACGATGATCGAGCCGTGGGACGGCCCCGCCTGCGTCACCTTCACCGACGGCACCCAGGTCGGCGCCGTCCTCGACCGCAACGGACTGCGCCCCGGCCGCTACTGGGTCACCGACGACGGCCTCGTCGTCCTCGGCTCCGAGGTCGGCGTCCTCGACATCGACCCCGCCAGGGTCGTCCGCAAGGGCCGCCTCCAGCCCGGCAAGATGTTCCTCGTCGACACCGCCGAGGGCCGCATCATCGAGGACGACGAGATCAAGGCGTCCCTCGCCGCCGAGCAGCCGTACGCCGAATGGCTGGAAGCCGGCGAGATCGAGCTGAGCGACCTGCCCGAGCGCGAGCACATCGTCCACACCCACGCCTCGGTCACCCGCCGCCAGCAGACCTTCGGCTACACCGAGGAAGAGCTGCGCGTCATCCTCGCCCCGATGGCCAAGTCCGCCACCGAACCCATCGGCTCGATGGGCACCGACTCGCCGATCGCCGCCCTCTCCGAGCGCCCCCGCCTGCTCTTCGACTACTTCACCCAGCTGTTCGCACAGGTCACCAACCCGCCGCTGGACGCCATCCGCGAGGAACTGGTCACCTCCCTGCGCAGCTCGCTGGGCCCGCAGGGCAACCTGCTCGACCCCAGCGCCGCCTCCTGCCGCTCCGTCGTCCTGCCCTTCCCGGTCATCGACAACGACGAGCTGGCCAAGCTCATCCACATCAACGCCGACGGCGACATGCCCGGAATGAAGGCCGCGACCCTCTCCGGCCTGTACCGGGTCGGCGGTGGCGGCGACGCCCTCGCCGCCCGCATCGAGGAGATCTGCGCCGAGGCGGACGCGGCCATCGGCAACGGCGCCCGCCTGATCGTCCTGTCCGACCGGCACTCCGACGCCGAGCACGCGCCGATCCCCTCGCTGCTGCTCACCGCCGCCGTCCACCACCACCTCATCCGCACCAGGCAGCGCACCCACGTGGGCCTGCTCGTCGAGGCCGGCGACGTCCGCGAGGTCCACCACGTCGCCCTGCTCATCGGCTTCGGCGCCGCCGCCGTCAACCCCTACCTGGCCATGGAGTCCGCCGAGGACCTGCTGCGCGCCGGCACCTTCATCAGCGGCATCGAACCCGAGCAGGCCATCCGCAACCTGATCTACGCCCTCGGCAAGGGCGTCCTGAAGGTCATGTCGAAGATGGGCATCTCCACCGTCGCCTCCTACCGCGGCGCCCAGGTCTTCGAGGCCGTCGGCCTGGACGGCGCCTTCGTCGAGAAGTACTTCAACGGCACCACCACCAAGATCGGCGGCGTCGGCATCGACGTCATCGCCCGCGAGGTCGCCGCCCGCCACGCCAAGGCCTACCCGGCCAGCGGCATCGCCCCCGCGCACCGCACCCTCGACATCGGCGGCGAGTACCAGTGGCGCCGCGAGGGCGAGCCGCACCTGTTCGACCCGGAGACGGTCTTCCGCCTCCAGCACTCCACCCGCTCCGGCCGCTTCGACATCTTCAAGAAGTACACCGAACGCGTGAACGAGCAGTCCGAGCGCCTGATGACGCTGCGCGGCCTGTTCGGCCTCACGTCCGGCCGGCAGCCGGTCCCGGTGGAGGAGGTCGAGCCGGTCTCCGAGATCGTCAAGCGGTTCTCGACCGGCGCCATGTCGTACGGCTCCATCTCCCAGGAGGCGCACGAGACCCTCGCCATCGCCATGAACCAGCTGGGCGGCAAGTCCAACACCGGCGAGGGCGGCGAGGACCCCGAGCGCCTCTACGACCCCGCGCGCCGCTCGGCGATCAAGCAGGTCGCCTCCGGCCGCTTCGGCGTCACGAGCGAGTACCTCGTCAACGCGGACGACATCCAGATCAAGATGGCCCAGGGCGCCAAGCCAGGCGAAGGCGGCCAGCTGCCCGGCCCCAAGGTCTACCCGTGGATCGCCCAGACGCGTCACTCGACTCCGGGCGTCGGCCTCATCTCCCCACCGCCGCACCACGACATCTACTCCATCGAAGACCTCGCCCAGCTGATCCACGACCTCAAGAACGCCAACCCCGGCGCCCGCATCCACGTGAAGCTGGTGTCCGAGGTCGGCGTCGGCACGGTCGCCGCCGGCGTCTCCAAGGCACACGCCGACGTCGTCCTGATCTCCGGCCACGACGGCGGCACCGGCGCCTCCCCGCTGACCAGCCTCAAGCACGCCGGCGGCCCCTGGGAACTGGGCCTGGCCGAGACCCAGCAGACCCTGCTCCTCAACGGCCTGCGCGACCGGATCGTCGTCCAGACCGACGGCCAGCTCAAGACCGGACGCGACGTCGTCATCGCCGCGCTCCTCGGCGCCGAGGAGTTCGGCTTCGCCACCGCGCCGCTCGTCGTCTCCGGCTGCGTCATGATGCGCGTCTGCCACCTGGACACCTGCCCGGTCGGCATCGCCACCCAGAACCCGGTCCTGCGCGAACGCTTCACCGGCAAGGCCGAGCACATCGTGAACTTCTTCCGGTTCATCGCCGAAGAGGTCCGCGAACTCCTCGCCGAACTGGGCTTCCGCTCCATCGAGGAGGCCGTCGGCCACGCCGAGGTCCTCGACGTGACCCGCGCCGTCGACCACTGGAAGGCACAGGGCCTGGACCTGGAGCCGCTGCTCCACGTGCCCGAACTGCCCGCCGGCGCCGTCCGCCACCAGAACGTCTCCCAGGACCACGGCCTGGAGAAGGCCCTGGACAACGAGCTGATCAAGCTCGCCGCCGACGCCCTGGCCGCCTCCGACGCCACCGAGGCCCACCCGGTGCGCGCCCAGGTCGCCATCCGCAACATCAACCGCACGGTCGGCACCATGCTCGGCCACGAGGTGACCCGGAAGTTCGGCGGCGCCGGCCTGCCCGACGACACCATCGACATCACCTTCACCGGCTCCGCCGGCCAGTCCTTCGGCGCGTTCCTCCCGCGAGGCATCACCCTGCGCCTGGAGGGCGACGCCAACGACTACGTCGGCAAGGGCCTGTCCGGCGGCCGCATCGCCGTCCGCCCCGACCGCGCCGCCGACCACCTCGCCGAGTACTCGACGATCGCGGGCAACACCATCGCCTACGGCGCCACCGGCGGCGAACTGTTCCTGCGCGGCCGCACCGGAGAGCGGTTCTGCGTCCGCAACTCCGGCGCGACGGTCGTCTCCGAAGGCGTGGGCGACCACGGCTGCGAGTACATGACCGGCGGCCGCGCGGTCGTCCTCGGCCCGACCGGCCGCAACTTCGCGGCCGGCATGTCCGGCGGCATCGCGTACGTCATCGACCTCGACCGCGACAACGTCAACGCCGGCAACGCCGCGGCCGTCCAGACCCTGGACGAGACCGACCGGCAGTGGCTGCACGACGTGGTGCGCCGCCACGCCGAGGAGACCGGCTCCACCGTCGCCGAGAAGCTGCTCGCCGACTGGGACGCGGCCGTGCAGCGCTTCAGCAAGATCATCCCCAGCACCTACCAGGCAGTGCTCGCCGCCAAGGACGCCGCCGAGCGAGCCGGTCTCTCCGAGACCGAGATCACCGAGAAGATGATGGAGGCGGCGATCAATGGCTGA
- a CDS encoding VIT1/CCC1 transporter family protein: MAIIETEAALHEAHRDNHTHRDVNGGWLRPAVFGAMDGLVSNLALMTGVAGGSVGHQTIVITGLAGLAAGAFSMAAGEYTSVASQRELVEAELDVERRELRKHPQDEENELAALYTTRGVEPALAREVARQLSRDPEQALEIHAREELGIDPGDLPSPLVAAVSSFASFALGALLPVLPFLLGATALWPALLLALAGLFGCGAVVAKVTARTWWFSGLRQLALGGAAAGVTYALGSLFGTAIG, encoded by the coding sequence ATGGCCATCATCGAAACCGAGGCCGCGCTGCACGAGGCGCACCGCGACAACCACACGCACCGCGACGTGAACGGCGGCTGGCTGCGCCCCGCGGTCTTCGGCGCGATGGACGGCCTGGTCTCCAACCTCGCCCTGATGACCGGTGTCGCGGGCGGGTCGGTCGGCCACCAGACGATCGTGATCACCGGGCTCGCCGGGCTCGCGGCCGGCGCCTTCTCCATGGCGGCCGGCGAGTACACCTCGGTCGCCTCGCAGCGCGAACTCGTCGAGGCCGAGCTGGACGTCGAGCGCCGTGAGCTGCGCAAACACCCGCAGGACGAGGAGAACGAGCTGGCGGCCCTGTATACGACCCGCGGTGTCGAGCCCGCGCTGGCCCGGGAGGTCGCACGGCAGCTGTCCAGGGACCCCGAGCAGGCCCTGGAGATCCACGCCCGTGAGGAGCTCGGCATCGACCCCGGCGATCTGCCGTCGCCGCTGGTCGCCGCCGTGTCCTCGTTCGCGTCCTTCGCGCTGGGCGCCCTGCTGCCCGTCCTGCCGTTCCTGCTCGGCGCGACCGCCCTGTGGCCGGCCCTGCTCCTCGCGCTCGCCGGGCTCTTCGGCTGCGGTGCCGTCGTGGCCAAGGTGACCGCGCGGACCTGGTGGTTCAGCGGGCTCCGGCAGCTCGCGCTGGGCGGTGCGGCGGCCGGTGTGACGTACGCCCTGGGCAGCCTGTTCGGAACCGCCATAGGATGA
- a CDS encoding ADP-ribosylglycohydrolase family protein, producing the protein MASIARTSPAPAPGGSAGLRERARGALLGLAVGDALGAPAENLKPSEIRARWGRITGYVAENPSGTDDTEYAIFSGLLLARHGSALTPAHVEAAWHQWIAGHAEGPFRGAGFSERGTLENLRRGLAAPISAQHRHAWSDGLAMRAAPFGVFAAGRPTEAARLVAIDGSVSHEGEGIYGGQAVAAGVAAAMAGAAPPVVIAAALAAVPDDSWTARSLRRAVTVAHRGERAVRSAVVIGGYPWTDLAPEAVALAFGAYAAADGDFREAVLTAVNMGRDADTTAAVAGALAGATRGAGAIPPEWASAIGPARGRCLPAMTGHHILDVAELLVPEEGGKWGEGVVTPDFLPLTTRTLHPTQPAQLPSPPAPTSTPTEPPTPTPLTTVPAEPLPLTAQPTEQPSPLPLAAGPTEPTTPLPLSPRPTEPPSPLPLTAGPAEPTTALPLDAGPTEPTTALPFTAGPAEPPAPQPLAAQPTEPIAPPPPATRPTEPIAPSPSTSQPTEPTPPPSTSQPTDSGGGWAEERGSRGRSPLVGAADTGHEDSTGSLVSAASAGHEDSTGSPTETGNPGRQNSTGTLVSEASTGHEDSTGTPVSEADAGRESTGTLVSAASTGHGNREDRR; encoded by the coding sequence ATGGCATCGATCGCCCGCACTTCCCCGGCTCCGGCGCCCGGGGGCTCCGCCGGACTCCGCGAGCGGGCGCGCGGCGCGCTGCTCGGCCTGGCTGTCGGCGACGCGCTCGGGGCACCCGCGGAGAACCTCAAGCCCTCCGAGATCCGCGCCCGCTGGGGCCGCATCACCGGGTACGTCGCCGAGAACCCGTCGGGCACGGACGACACCGAGTACGCGATCTTCTCGGGACTCCTGCTGGCCCGGCACGGCTCGGCGCTCACCCCGGCGCACGTCGAGGCGGCCTGGCACCAGTGGATCGCCGGCCATGCCGAGGGCCCCTTCCGCGGGGCAGGCTTCAGCGAGCGCGGCACGCTGGAGAACCTCCGCCGCGGCCTCGCGGCCCCCATCTCCGCCCAGCACCGGCACGCCTGGAGCGACGGCCTGGCGATGCGCGCGGCGCCCTTCGGGGTCTTCGCCGCGGGGCGCCCCACCGAGGCGGCCCGCCTGGTGGCGATCGACGGCTCGGTCAGCCACGAGGGCGAGGGCATCTACGGCGGTCAGGCGGTCGCGGCGGGAGTGGCGGCGGCGATGGCGGGCGCGGCGCCCCCGGTGGTCATCGCCGCGGCCCTCGCCGCCGTCCCCGACGACTCCTGGACCGCCCGCTCCCTGCGCCGCGCGGTCACCGTCGCCCACCGCGGCGAACGCGCGGTGCGCTCCGCGGTGGTCATCGGCGGCTACCCCTGGACCGACCTCGCCCCCGAAGCCGTCGCCCTCGCCTTCGGCGCGTACGCGGCGGCCGACGGCGACTTCCGCGAGGCCGTCCTCACCGCCGTCAACATGGGCCGCGACGCGGACACGACGGCGGCGGTCGCGGGCGCCCTCGCCGGCGCGACACGGGGCGCCGGCGCGATCCCACCGGAGTGGGCGTCCGCGATCGGCCCCGCCCGCGGCCGCTGCCTCCCCGCCATGACCGGCCACCACATCCTCGACGTGGCGGAACTCCTGGTCCCGGAGGAGGGAGGCAAATGGGGAGAGGGCGTGGTCACGCCGGACTTCCTGCCACTCACGACGAGAACCCTCCATCCAACCCAACCGGCCCAACTCCCCAGCCCCCCGGCCCCCACCTCCACCCCAACAGAACCGCCCACACCCACACCACTCACCACGGTCCCCGCGGAGCCGCTCCCCCTCACCGCCCAGCCCACCGAGCAGCCTTCGCCGCTGCCCCTCGCCGCCGGCCCCACCGAACCAACCACCCCACTACCGCTCAGCCCCCGGCCCACCGAACCGCCCTCACCCCTGCCCCTCACCGCTGGACCCGCAGAGCCAACCACCGCGCTACCGCTCGACGCCGGACCCACCGAACCAACCACCGCGCTCCCCTTCACCGCCGGACCCGCCGAACCACCCGCACCCCAGCCACTCGCCGCCCAGCCCACCGAACCGATCGCACCCCCACCACCCGCCACCCGGCCCACCGAGCCGATCGCACCCTCACCCTCCACTTCGCAGCCCACCGAGCCCACACCCCCTCCGAGCACTTCACAGCCCACCGATTCGGGTGGTGGGTGGGCGGAGGAACGGGGGTCCAGGGGGCGGAGCCCCCTGGTGGGCGCGGCGGACACCGGGCACGAGGACAGCACAGGCTCACTGGTGAGCGCGGCAAGCGCAGGGCACGAGGACAGCACAGGCTCACCGACGGAGACGGGGAACCCCGGGCGCCAGAACAGCACAGGCACGCTGGTGAGCGAGGCAAGCACAGGGCACGAAGACAGCACAGGCACACCGGTGAGCGAGGCAGACGCAGGGCGAGAAAGCACAGGCACACTGGTGAGCGCGGCAAGCACCGGGCACGGGAACCGCGAGGACCGGCGGTGA
- a CDS encoding ADP-ribosylglycohydrolase family protein, translating into MTRRIEGLLLGLAAGDAAGWPAARHRAARMPEWTRRLTRELDTFAEQNATTTLPVPIALNQPPEPLRLGPSDDAEWAAFAAEAVLRAGDDDVLGDLSRDRRMRAAIDLTWTAVAAEVSAAADRAPEIESAVLPLRARISVRAGLGNLAAGLRPPATGHDNPHYFDDAACVRACVLAVAHPGDPRRAADLAEFDARYTQDGDGVHGARAMAAALSLALDGADTDACVTAALAELPAETEIGRNARHALALAEHTGPAFALVPLLEHQIVDHVYSYGIAAAETVPVALALTVAARGRIAEAVPAAACLSRVADSAPALAGALTGALGGGASVPAAWREACRTLSGCTLPRLTGTDLVELAGLLETAQRARPGG; encoded by the coding sequence GTGACCCGCCGTATCGAGGGGCTGCTCCTCGGACTCGCCGCGGGAGACGCCGCCGGCTGGCCCGCCGCCCGCCACCGAGCCGCCCGCATGCCCGAGTGGACCCGCCGCCTCACCCGCGAACTGGACACCTTCGCGGAGCAGAACGCGACCACGACGCTCCCCGTGCCGATCGCCCTGAACCAGCCCCCCGAACCCCTGCGCCTCGGCCCCTCGGACGACGCCGAGTGGGCGGCGTTCGCCGCGGAGGCGGTGCTGCGGGCCGGCGACGACGACGTACTCGGCGACCTCAGCCGGGACCGCCGTATGCGCGCCGCGATCGACCTCACCTGGACCGCGGTCGCCGCCGAGGTCTCCGCGGCAGCGGACCGCGCCCCGGAGATCGAGTCCGCCGTACTCCCGCTGCGCGCCCGCATCTCGGTCCGCGCCGGCCTCGGCAATCTCGCCGCCGGCCTGCGCCCGCCCGCCACCGGCCACGACAACCCGCACTACTTCGACGACGCCGCCTGCGTCCGCGCCTGCGTCCTCGCGGTGGCGCACCCCGGCGACCCCCGCCGCGCCGCGGACCTCGCCGAGTTCGACGCCCGCTACACCCAGGACGGCGACGGCGTGCACGGCGCCCGCGCCATGGCGGCGGCCCTGTCGCTGGCCCTCGACGGAGCGGACACGGACGCCTGCGTGACGGCCGCGCTCGCCGAACTCCCCGCGGAGACGGAGATCGGCCGCAACGCCCGCCACGCACTCGCCCTGGCCGAGCACACCGGCCCCGCGTTCGCCCTGGTCCCCCTCCTGGAACACCAGATCGTCGACCACGTCTACAGCTACGGCATCGCCGCCGCCGAAACCGTCCCCGTCGCGCTCGCCCTGACCGTCGCCGCCCGCGGCCGCATCGCGGAGGCGGTCCCGGCCGCCGCCTGCCTGTCCCGGGTCGCCGACTCCGCCCCCGCCCTCGCCGGCGCGCTCACCGGCGCCCTGGGCGGCGGCGCGTCCGTCCCGGCCGCCTGGCGGGAGGCCTGCCGCACCCTGTCCGGCTGCACGCTGCCCCGCCTCACCGGCACCGATCTGGTGGAACTCGCCGGACTCCTGGAAACCGCGCAACGGGCCCGACCAGGAGGATGA
- a CDS encoding ADP-ribosylglycohydrolase family protein, whose product MTPTREESGESCSNGLDDRITGALVGAAVGDALGGPVEGYSPEQITERHGGRVHGVVGPWHGDDWRTARPIAPYHKGDGHVTDDTLMTHALVRVYARVRDHLDAYAVADHLVPDLMTTPRWIPELEAEALPLQRLFLAEKWLVARLAYGHADPREAGTGNIVNCGAAMYMAPVGLVNAANPAAAYAEALDIAGAHQSSYGREAAGVFAAAVAAATTPGATPDSVVTACLALAKDGTREAIEKVCEVAASFSDFESALRPLRAAVAPYDTVGPDYRAPSLGARRPSRLHSIEELPVALGMLLVSGGDYRHAVLGSVNYGRDCDSIATMSGALAGALGSPVPEDWSKTVAEASRLDLWAPARELAGVTVEIFARDVRRHRAHERAFAALGGVACSD is encoded by the coding sequence ATGACGCCCACAAGAGAAGAAAGCGGCGAATCCTGCTCGAACGGTCTCGATGACCGGATCACCGGAGCCCTGGTCGGAGCCGCCGTCGGCGACGCGCTCGGCGGCCCCGTCGAGGGGTACTCCCCCGAGCAGATCACCGAGCGGCACGGCGGCCGCGTCCACGGCGTCGTCGGCCCCTGGCACGGCGACGACTGGCGCACCGCCCGGCCCATCGCCCCGTACCACAAGGGCGACGGCCACGTCACCGACGACACCTTGATGACCCACGCGCTGGTCCGGGTCTACGCCCGTGTCCGCGACCACCTCGACGCCTACGCCGTCGCGGACCACCTGGTCCCGGACCTGATGACCACGCCGCGCTGGATCCCCGAGCTGGAGGCCGAGGCCCTGCCGCTGCAGCGCCTCTTCCTCGCCGAGAAGTGGCTGGTGGCCCGGCTGGCCTACGGCCACGCCGACCCCCGGGAGGCGGGCACCGGAAACATCGTCAACTGTGGCGCGGCGATGTACATGGCCCCCGTCGGCCTGGTCAACGCGGCGAACCCGGCCGCCGCGTACGCCGAGGCGCTGGACATCGCCGGGGCGCACCAGTCGTCGTACGGCAGGGAGGCCGCCGGGGTCTTCGCCGCGGCCGTGGCCGCCGCCACCACGCCCGGCGCGACCCCGGACTCGGTCGTGACGGCCTGCCTCGCCCTGGCCAAGGACGGCACGCGTGAGGCGATCGAGAAGGTCTGCGAAGTGGCCGCCTCCTTCAGTGACTTCGAGTCGGCGCTGCGCCCGCTCAGGGCGGCGGTGGCCCCGTACGACACGGTCGGCCCCGACTACCGCGCCCCCTCGCTCGGCGCCCGCCGCCCCTCCCGCCTGCACTCCATCGAGGAACTGCCCGTCGCGCTCGGCATGCTGCTGGTGTCCGGCGGCGACTACCGCCACGCGGTCCTCGGCTCGGTCAACTACGGCCGCGACTGCGACTCCATCGCCACGATGTCCGGAGCCCTCGCGGGTGCCCTCGGCTCGCCCGTCCCGGAGGACTGGTCGAAGACGGTGGCCGAGGCGAGCCGGCTGGACCTGTGGGCACCGGCCCGTGAACTGGCCGGGGTGACCGTCGAGATCTTCGCCCGGGACGTGCGGCGCCACCGCGCCCACGAGCGGGCCTTCGCCGCACTGGGAGGCGTGGCATGCTCCGACTGA
- a CDS encoding ADP-ribosylglycohydrolase family protein, producing the protein MLRLTWVQPEDLLGHELRQALLDGREPSRIAARWRAAGGLDAPERAGASTDRASRYLRLLAEDLLDELADLPSTLAEDEPTDLARIRAACPDWPAANRAARTVPHALEAAWLGRAVGCLLGKPVEKLPLDAIRALARSTGNWPLTTWFTAKGVPEDLLARHPWNRRSAATSLAENIDGMPEDDDLNYPLLNLLLLQRHGRAFTTDEVARLWLDELPPGRTFTAERVAHRNLLTGIEPPHTARHRNPFREWIGALIRADLHGWTNPGAPAAAAEQAYRDATLTHTANGVYAAMFTAAVIAAAATGTEDVHACLRTGRAVIPSRSRLARAVDHALELAVRHADFDDVVDELHALYSPTHHWVHALPNTALITAALAHADGDFTGSVCRAVSGGWDTDSNGAAAGSVAGLLAGSPDALPERWRAPLKNRLATTVADFDGTGFDTLAHLTHLEATRP; encoded by the coding sequence ATGCTCCGACTGACCTGGGTCCAGCCCGAGGACCTGCTCGGCCACGAACTCCGCCAGGCGCTGCTGGACGGCCGGGAGCCGTCGCGGATCGCGGCGCGCTGGCGCGCGGCCGGCGGCCTGGACGCCCCCGAACGGGCCGGCGCCTCCACCGACCGTGCCTCGCGCTACCTGCGCCTGCTGGCGGAGGACCTCCTCGACGAACTCGCCGACCTCCCCAGCACGTTGGCGGAGGACGAGCCGACCGACCTGGCGCGGATCAGGGCCGCCTGTCCCGACTGGCCCGCGGCGAACCGTGCCGCGCGAACGGTCCCGCACGCGCTGGAGGCCGCCTGGCTCGGCCGGGCCGTCGGCTGCCTGCTGGGCAAACCGGTGGAGAAACTCCCCCTGGACGCCATCCGCGCCCTGGCCCGGTCGACCGGCAACTGGCCCCTCACCACCTGGTTCACCGCGAAGGGCGTCCCCGAGGACCTGCTCGCCCGGCATCCGTGGAACCGCCGCTCGGCCGCCACCTCCCTCGCCGAGAACATCGACGGCATGCCCGAGGACGACGACCTCAACTACCCCCTGCTGAACCTCCTCCTGCTCCAGCGTCACGGCAGGGCCTTCACCACCGACGAGGTGGCACGGCTGTGGCTCGACGAACTCCCGCCCGGCCGCACCTTCACCGCCGAGCGCGTCGCCCACCGCAACCTCCTCACCGGTATCGAACCCCCGCACACCGCGCGTCACCGCAACCCGTTCCGGGAGTGGATCGGCGCCCTGATCCGCGCCGACCTGCACGGCTGGACGAACCCGGGCGCCCCGGCGGCCGCCGCCGAGCAGGCGTACCGCGACGCGACCCTCACCCACACCGCCAACGGCGTGTACGCGGCGATGTTCACGGCCGCCGTCATCGCCGCCGCGGCCACCGGCACCGAGGACGTCCACGCCTGCCTGCGCACCGGCCGCGCGGTGATCCCGTCCCGCTCCCGGCTGGCCCGGGCGGTCGACCACGCCCTCGAACTGGCCGTACGGCACGCGGACTTCGACGACGTGGTGGACGAGCTCCACGCCCTCTACTCCCCCACCCACCACTGGGTCCACGCCCTCCCCAACACCGCCCTGATCACCGCCGCCCTCGCCCACGCGGACGGCGACTTCACCGGCTCCGTCTGCCGTGCGGTGTCGGGCGGCTGGGACACGGACTCCAACGGCGCGGCCGCCGGCAGCGTCGCCGGTCTCCTCGCGGGCTCCCCCGACGCACTGCCCGAGCGCTGGCGGGCCCCGCTGAAGAACCGGCTCGCCACCACCGTCGCCGACTTCGACGGCACCGGCTTCGACACGCTCGCCCATCTCACCCACCTGGAGGCGACCCGCCCATGA